Genomic segment of Mycobacterium botniense:
GCACCGACAACCCGCCGACCGATGACGCCGAACCCAGGCCCGCCAGCACCGGTATCCCGCCCGGCCCGGCCACGCCCGCTGCACCGGCAGACGCCACCGAGCCGGCCAGAACCGGTCCCGGGTCTGCTGCCAATCCTGCCGGAGCCGTGACGTCGGCCACAGCGGCCGCCGGGGTCATGTCGCCTACGGTGTGCCCCAGTGCCACCGCGGTGGGGATGGTGTTCGCGACAAACCAGGCCGCGGTGTTCACCGACCCGTTGACGGTGTCTGACACAAACGGGATGCCGAGGAAGCTGTTGACCGACTGCAGACTTTCGGCGAGCCCCGCGGCTTTGCCGGCGCTCGACAGCGGGGAGGCGAGGCTCGCCACGGCGGTGCGCAGGCCCGAGATCAATTGTGACAGCTCGGTTTGGGCACCGCTGGTTCCGGCGGCGCCGACCGCGGCGGCTTGGGCCGCGATTCCGCACGGATTGACGGTCTGTGCAGGAGCGGTCAACGGCTGGAGCTTGCCGGCCAGCTGCGCGGACGCAGCATAGCCGTACATGGCGGCAGCGTCCCGGGCCCACATTTCGGTGTAGTGGGCCTCGGTGGCCATGATCGCCGGAGTGTTGTGCCCCAGCAAGTTCGTCGCGACCAGGACGGCCAGTTGTGCGCGATTAGCCGCGACCACTTCGGGTGGCACGGTCATGGCGAAGGCTGCCTCGTAGGCGGCCGCGGAGGCCAGGGCCTGGTTGGCCGCGTGCTCGGCAGCCGCGGCGGTGGTGTCCATCCAGCGCAAGTAGGGTGTGACTGCCGCGGCCATCGCCTGCGACGCCGGTCCGCGCCACTCGTCACCAGCCAGCGTCGCAATCACCGAGTGGTAGGACAACGTTGCCGAACTTAACTCGGCGGCCAGACTGTTCCAGGTCCTTGCGGCCGCCATCATCGGTCCGGCCCCGGCACCGGTGTACATCAGGGCGGAGTTCACCTCGGGGGGCAATGCTCCGAAGTCGACAACCATTGGTGTGGCTCCTGCGTCGTGTCAGCTGGTGGTGAACCGGCTCCGAGACTTGCCGATGTTGCTAGACGACCGCCGGTTTGGGCATGACGATGGGCTTGACGCCGTAGCGGGGCGCACCGAAGCTGCCGGCTTTGCCCGCCGCGGCTGCGGTCGGTATCCCGGCCGGGATTGCTGGCGTCGCCGCGGGCGCCGGGGCAGTGGTGGTCCAGTTCGCCAGCGTCATCGAAGCGCCGGTGCCCCCCGCCGGGTCCACGTCTGTAGCCCAGTCGGTAGCCCAGCTCGGTGGCACCGACAACCCGCCTACCACACAGCCCTGACCCACGCGTGCCAGCACCGGCGCCGCACCCAAGCCCGCGGAGCCCGCCGGGGTCATCGAGCCGGTCAGCAACGCCGCGTCCAGACCCGCAGGCCCGCTCACCTGTGCGATGGCCTCCTCCGGTGCATCGATAAGACCGCCACCGGCAAGGCCGATCACGTCCGACATGGCCGAGGCCCAGTTTCCGGCCCCGACGTTGAGCATGCTCGCCGGGTTGCCCGACAGGCCCGCAATCCCGGTGTTTCCAAGAACCCCTGCGAGACTCGACGAACTCGATGACGATCCGGCGCCGCCGAACAGCGCGCCAAGAAGCCCAGAGATGCCCGATCCGGATGTATTGACGGTGGCCATGTTGGCAATCTCGGTGGTGCCATACGAACCCGCGCTGGCGGCCAAGGTGTTCACAAATGCCTGGTGAATCGCCGTCGCCTGGGCGCTGATGTGCTGGTAGAGCTGGCCGTAGACGGAAAACAGCCCGGCCTGCCGTACCGATACCTGGTCGGCGGCTGCGGGAAGCACATTGGT
This window contains:
- a CDS encoding PPE family protein, yielding MVVDFGALPPEVNSALMYTGAGAGPMMAAARTWNSLAAELSSATLSYHSVIATLAGDEWRGPASQAMAAAVTPYLRWMDTTAAAAEHAANQALASAAAYEAAFAMTVPPEVVAANRAQLAVLVATNLLGHNTPAIMATEAHYTEMWARDAAAMYGYAASAQLAGKLQPLTAPAQTVNPCGIAAQAAAVGAAGTSGAQTELSQLISGLRTAVASLASPLSSAGKAAGLAESLQSVNSFLGIPFVSDTVNGSVNTAAWFVANTIPTAVALGHTVGDMTPAAAVADVTAPAGLAADPGPVLAGSVASAGAAGVAGPGGIPVLAGLGSASSVGGLSVPAGWSAATPAGTGAATLGGSGWTASADQATSCAAVPAGMPAAAAGGRGGFGFGAPRYGFKPTVMPKQVLV
- a CDS encoding PE family protein gives rise to the protein MSFVTVLSEEIVAAADKLAGIGSAVTAQNAAAAASTTNVLPAAADQVSVRQAGLFSVYGQLYQHISAQATAIHQAFVNTLAASAGSYGTTEIANMATVNTSGSGISGLLGALFGGAGSSSSSSSLAGVLGNTGIAGLSGNPASMLNVGAGNWASAMSDVIGLAGGGLIDAPEEAIAQVSGPAGLDAALLTGSMTPAGSAGLGAAPVLARVGQGCVVGGLSVPPSWATDWATDVDPAGGTGASMTLANWTTTAPAPAATPAIPAGIPTAAAAGKAGSFGAPRYGVKPIVMPKPAVV